ATAGGCGAACAACGTGGCCATCGGGATGAGCGCGGTGCGCAGCCCGTGCTTGAACAACGCGCGCCGACGGGTCAATCCCTTTGCGCGCGCGGTCCGGATGAAGTCCTCGCCGAGCACGTCGAGCATCGCATTGCGTTGATAGCGGCTAAAACTCGCGATCGCGCCCAGAGCCAGCGTCAGGGTCGGCAGCACGATGTGCTGCAGCCGCCCGATCAGCGCGTCGACGGTTCCGGTGGGCGGCAGCGGCGAGGTCTCGCCCGTGTATTGGAAGATCCCCACGCCGGTGAGCATGTTGACCCGCAGTGCGCCGAGAATGAGCAGGCTCGCCAGCACGAACGACGGGATGCTCAAGACGAGCAGCGACAACACCGTGATCACTCGGTCGCTGAGCCGGTACTGCCGCACCGCACCCCAGGCGCCCACGACAACGCCGATCAGGGTGCCCAGCACCGAGCCCGTCACCACCAACCGCAGGCTCACCCCGACCCGGCGCCACAGCTCCTGGGAGACCGGATGGCCGCTGACCGTCATCCCGAAGTCACCGCGAACCACACCCGAGACCCAGTTGGCATAGCGGAGGACCACCGGTTTATCCAAGCCCAGCGCAACGGCCTTGGCGTGAATGGCCTCCGGTGGTGGCGTCGGGTGACGTTGCACGAAGCTGTCCAGCGGGTGAAATGTCTGGGAGGTCAACAGAAAAGTCAGGAAAGACGCCAGCACCAGCAGGACGGCGTAGTTG
This Mycobacterium simiae DNA region includes the following protein-coding sequences:
- a CDS encoding ABC transporter permease; translated protein: MIRYLARRFLNYAVLLVLASFLTFLLTSQTFHPLDSFVQRHPTPPPEAIHAKAVALGLDKPVVLRYANWVSGVVRGDFGMTVSGHPVSQELWRRVGVSLRLVVTGSVLGTLIGVVVGAWGAVRQYRLSDRVITVLSLLVLSIPSFVLASLLILGALRVNMLTGVGIFQYTGETSPLPPTGTVDALIGRLQHIVLPTLTLALGAIASFSRYQRNAMLDVLGEDFIRTARAKGLTRRRALFKHGLRTALIPMATLFAYGVSGLVVGAVFVEKIFGWHGMGEWVVSGIATQDANVVAAITLFSGAAVLLAGLLSDVIYAALDPRVRVS